A window of the Hevea brasiliensis isolate MT/VB/25A 57/8 chromosome 6, ASM3005281v1, whole genome shotgun sequence genome harbors these coding sequences:
- the LOC110637822 gene encoding uncharacterized protein LOC110637822, which produces MVLDNIISSPHLRSLSFRKQFLRDDLGSWSTLFERHRFLLTALVLLAFLCTIYLYFAITLGATGSCSGLTGKQQALCRIEVAKASVKGKMKFF; this is translated from the coding sequence ATGGTTCTGGATAACATTATATCATCTCCTCATCTGAGGTCTCTGTCTTTCCGGAAGCAATTCCTGCGGGATGATTTGGGTAGTTGGTCAACACTCTTTGAGAGGCATCGTTTCCTCTTAACAGCTTTGGTTCTTTTGGCTTTCCTGTGCACAATTTATCTTTACTTTGCTATTACTTTAGGCGCCACTGGATCATGTTCTGGATTGACGGGAAAACAGCAAGCATTGTGCCGCATAGAAGTGGCaaaggcatcagtgaaaggaaaAATGAAATTTTTCTAG
- the LOC110639355 gene encoding uncharacterized protein LOC110639355, translating into MWAASCLASCCAACACDACRTVVSGISRRSARIAYCGLFALSLIVSWILREVAAPLMEKLPWINHFHKTPDREWFETDAVLRVSLGNFLFFTILAVLMVGVKNQKDPRDSLHHGGWMMKVICWCILVIFMFFLPNEIVSFYESISKFGSGLFLLVQVVLLLDFVHGWNDKWVGYDEQFWYIALFVVSLVCYLATFVFSGFLFHWFSPSGQDCGLNIFFIVMTLILVFLFAIVALHPAVSGSILPASVISFYCMYLCYSGLASEPREYECNGLHKHSKAVSTGTLTIGLFTTVLSVVYSAVRAGSSTTLLSPPSSPRAGKPLLPLENKAEVEHDEKEKAKPVTYSYAFFHIIFSLASMYSAMLLTGWSTSVGESGKLVDVGWPSVWVRIVTGWATAALYLWSLVAPIMFPEREF; encoded by the exons ATGTGGGCGGCTTCTTGCCTTGCGTCTTGCTGTGCAGCCTGCGCTTGTGATGCGTGCCGCACGGTGGTTTCAGGGATAAGCAGGCGATCGGCTAGGATTGCATACTGTGGTCTCTTTGCTCTGTCTCTGATTGTTTCATGGATTCTCCGTGAGGTCGCTGCTCCTCTCATGGAGAAGCTACCCT GGATCAATCACTTTCATAAGACACCCGATagggaatggtttgaaactgatgCAGTGCTGCGTGTTAGCTTGGGAAATTTTCTGTTCTTCACTATTCTAGCTGTTCTGATGGTTGGTGTTAAAAATCAGAAGGATCCTCGTGACAGTTTGCACCATGGTGGATGGATGATGAAGGTTATTTGTTGGTGCATTTTGGTAATCTTTATGTTTTTCCTTCCGAATGAGATCGTCAGCTTTTATG AATCAATATCCAAATTTGGCTCAGGATTGTTTCTTCTTGTTCAAGTTGTACTTTTGTTGGATTTTGTTCATGGATGGAATGACAAATGGGTTGGATATGATGAACAATTCTG GTATATTGCTCTGTTTGTTGTCTCACTTGTCTGTTATTTGGCAACATTTGTCTTCTCGGGATTTCTTTTCCATTGGTTCTCACCATCTGGACAGGACTGTGGGTTAAACATCTTCTTTATTGTTATGACCTTGATTTTAGTGTTTCTTTTTGCTATTGTCGCCCTCCACCCTGCT GTAAGTGGTAGCATTTTGCCAGCATCAGTTATATCCTTTTACTGCATGTACCTGTGCTACAGTGGACTTGCCAGTGAACCAAGGGAATATGAATGCAATGGTCTTCACAAACATTCAAAAGCTGTTTCCACTGGTACCCTCACCATCGGCCTTTTTACAACTGTTCTATCAGTTGTCTATTCTGCTGTACGTGCTGGGTCCTCCACAACTCTTCTCTCCCCACCAAGCTCACCCCGTGCAG GGAAACCTTTACTGCCATTGGAGAACAAGGCAGAAGTAGAGCATGATGAGAAAGAGAAAGCTAAGCCAGTCACATATTCTTATGCCTTCTTCcatatcatcttctctcttgctagtATGTATTCGGCTATGCTTTTGACTGGGTGGTCAACCTCAGTTGGGGAGAGTGGAAAGCTAGTTGATGTGGGGTGGCCATCTGTATGGGTCCGGATTGTTACAGGGTGGGCAACTGCAGCTCTCTACCTTTGGTCTCTGGTTGCTCCCATCATGTTCCCAGAAAGGGAGTTCTAA